The following proteins come from a genomic window of Rhodospirillales bacterium:
- the yacG gene encoding DNA gyrase inhibitor YacG, with protein sequence MTEPGKVVPLRPERPCPMCGKPADPGHRPFCSKRCADLDLGHWLGERYRIPEGEKSGTPAAEPNDKDGD encoded by the coding sequence ATGACCGAGCCCGGCAAAGTCGTTCCGCTACGCCCCGAGCGGCCGTGCCCCATGTGCGGCAAACCGGCCGATCCGGGTCACCGCCCGTTCTGCTCGAAGCGTTGCGCCGACCTCGACCTCGGCCATTGGTTGGGCGAGCGCTACCGGATTCCGGAAGGCGAAAAATCCGGCACTCCGGCGGCCGAGCCCAATGACAAGGACGGCGATTAG